Within Methanofastidiosum sp., the genomic segment AGTTGGAGTTATGATGTCGCCTATTGTTCCCATAACAATCTTTGGCGAGAGCTCAATGTTTTTGGGTGAGCCGCTAATCTTTAGGTTTATTGCTGAATCACTTGTAATTGTGACTGAGGGCAATTCCCTTTACTTGCATCCTGTAGCTTTTGCTGGGTGGGCCGGAATATTTGTAACTATGCTTAACCTAATCCCTATGGGCCAACTGGACGGTGGCCACATTGCAAGAGCTGTATTAGGGCCTATCCATCACAGATATCTGTCATTTGTTGTTGCAGCCTCATTATTTGGCATAGGAATATTTACATGGGCTGGCTGGAGCCTATGGGGAGTAATAGGAATTTATCTAGCATACAGGGGACATCCTGGCTCAATGGATGAGATAACACCTATTGATAGAAAACATTGGATTATGGTTCTAGTTGCTATAATACTATTTGTAATATCTACGATGATTGTCCCGATAAAATTAGGATAAAAAAGATTTAAATAGACTTAATTAATTCTAAAGGCATGCTTAATAACATCCGTAAGAATAAATCATTTGTATCAATTGTTAACTTTATCGGGCGAATCTTTAGATTCCTGCCACCAAATGTCATAACAACAATCAGTTTAGTTGTTGTCTTCTTTTCAGGCTATTATTATTACCTCGGATTACCCTATATCGGAGCAATTACACTTGCCGTTTCAGGGTTTCTTGATCTAGTTGATGGCTCAGTTGCAAAGTATACTAAGAAGACAACTGTTCTTGGCGGCTTTTTAGATTCAACATTTGACAGGGTAGGAGACGGAATAATACTTCTTGGGATTGGACTATTACATGATCTTGCTCTTTGCTTTGTAATAATGGTTGGAGCATATCTAATTAGTTATATGCGTGCCAAGGGAGAGGCTCTTGGGGTAAAAGTCATGGGGGTAGGAATTGGTGAGAGGGCAGAGAGAATACTGATAATATTTGTGTTTTCTTTCATCAATTTGGAGATAGGGCTTTATATTCTTTTGATTGTTGTTTATATAACGGTCTTTACAAGATTTTATTATATCTCAAGGGAGCTAAAAACTAAGACTTAGAAACCTTTTTATATTCCCATAATCAACTTTTCATTACGCGGGGGTTGCCGAGCATGGCTAAAGGCGATAGACTCAAGATCTATTCCCGCAGGGGTCCAGGGGTTCAAATCCCTTCCCCCGCACTTTTTACTAAAGCTAATGCGGTATTGTTTTAGAAGATTTATTGATATCTATGGCCATGTAGATCCAAAAGAGCTTAGGGAATCTTATTTAGCTTGTATTCCTCAGTCTGGAGTTTAATATGGCGTCTATTAGGTTATGACATATATTTAGAACAGAAATCTTTAACAAATGATAACATTCTTTCAACATCTTTTAGCTCGTATTTGTCAAAATTTGCATGGACTGCCTTATTCCTTATTTCGCCGTAACTAGTAATCTGTTTATTTATTAGTAGATTATATATTCCTTTGGAATATAACTCTTGGTTTAAGGCGTCAAGATTTTTATATTTTTCATTATCTTTAAAAATATCTATATTATTAGTTATTGCGATTTTTCTAAGAGAATCTTCAAGAACAACACCTATTAATATTGCCGCTGGATCTTTTTTTTCTTTTTTTAAAAAATATTCTGCCATTTCTAAGAAATCAGTGAATATTTCAGCCCTAATATAGTTCCGAACATCCCCTAAGAGGCCTTTATTTAAGGCATCATACAAAGCCTCTAAAGAACCCAAAATTGGGATTAAGTGAACATAATGATTAGAATGAATTCCATAGAAATCTTTTTCATCTAACCTTGAAGAATATTGTTTATAGAATTCACTTTCTTTTGTTACAACAGATAAAATTAAATGTCCAGTTTTTGTTACCCACGAAGAAATCCAAGAAAGATTACTACCCTTTAAATCTGCGGGAGAATTTGAAGAAATTCTTATTATCTCTTTACCTTCTCTAATCAATTCTTCAATTTCTTCTTTTATTTTTCTTTCAGTATCTTGCATAATATCACACGAGCAAGGAGTTTAATTATTTTTGCCATTCCTTTTTATTTTAATATTTACCCTAATTAAATAATATATTTGTGTTACTAATCTTTTTCTAGTTTGATAATCTAATCCTTGAATATTTATTAGATCATTTTCTATATTATTTCTTAAAACATATTCTGGGAAATATCCTTCTTGATATTTTTCTATTATGTCAAATATACTAACCATTATTAAATATAAAGATGCAATCAAGGGTAGGATTAAATAGAAGGTAAATGAGCCTTTAGAAATATTTGATATTTTTAATCTATTGTCTTTTTCAATTTTTGGAAGTCTATAATAAGGAAATCCATACCTTACTTCTTTTTGAATAATACTAAAATAACAAAATTTATAAATAATATTCAATCTATAGATAAATGAAGATAAATCTTCCATGTCAATAATATCCTCAGTAATGGCCCTAATTTCTATTTGTTCTG encodes:
- a CDS encoding CDP-alcohol phosphatidyltransferase family protein; the encoded protein is MLNNIRKNKSFVSIVNFIGRIFRFLPPNVITTISLVVVFFSGYYYYLGLPYIGAITLAVSGFLDLVDGSVAKYTKKTTVLGGFLDSTFDRVGDGIILLGIGLLHDLALCFVIMVGAYLISYMRAKGEALGVKVMGVGIGERAERILIIFVFSFINLEIGLYILLIVVYITVFTRFYYISRELKTKT